The following proteins are co-located in the Purpureocillium takamizusanense chromosome 10, complete sequence genome:
- a CDS encoding uncharacterized protein (COG:S~SECRETED:SignalP(1-18~SECRETED:cutsite=GLA-IR~SECRETED:prob=0.5789)~EggNog:ENOG503NYG9) encodes MRSLLALILHLSIVAGLAIRDTPKFVKIKGVSLLGSGCPAGTADVQVDATGSLFEATFSEYEVQTGPGTQPIDWRRNCKLTLNMEFESGFQFTIVETDMIGFAEIPVGVNGQCTNTFSFTGNGAEHVDYKIALKGHYSGRWITSAAS; translated from the exons ATGAGATCCCTTCTAGCCCTTATTCTCCACTTGAGTATCGTTGCGGGTCTCGCGATCCGGGATACTCCAAAGTTTGTCAAGATCAAAGGCGTGAGTCTTCTTGGAAGTGGCTGTCCTGCTGGCACTGCCGACGTCCAAGTCGACGCCACCGGGTCACTTTTCGAAGCCACGTTCTCGGAATATGAAGTCCAGACTGGCCCGGGCACCCAGCCAATCGACTGGCGAAGGAACTGCAAGTTGACTCTCAACATGGAGTTCGAATCGGGATTCCA ATTCACCATTGTCGAGACTGATATGATTGGCTTCGCCGAGATCCCCGTCGGAGTGAATGGCCAATGCACCAATACATTCTCCTTCACCGGCAATGGCGCAGAGCATGTCGACTATAAGATTGCGCTCAAGGGCCATTACAGTGGCCG GTGGATCACATCAGCGGCAAGCTGA
- a CDS encoding uncharacterized protein (COG:S~EggNog:ENOG503P0ES) — protein sequence MSDSPTPYEIQGWDTGDEHLDISIHVNGFRFTITVSPDYFKDSPRAIGHFREIFDKIEAGNDDSPDVWDYAKQVADIFLPEFEVLAPPRLQSGKLTLADLSIRGSFECQYRVIKEEPMSVAVTERVWDDTLLPAEWDMRSIQSAFPVVDPVEVEIPYSDDDSIYDIIPRQVFIRGWTLFYKPCWSPYDAIDEVEKYSRIYNSGLSTEQLSTARLFGVVAGRGGQAKGLLYEWIETKGAGTLASTISADTPLALRKKWVSQISNAVARLHRLGVVWGDVKPDNVLIDIHNNAIVIDLEGGTTRGWVERDVGDSIEGDLQGIEKLVDFILNDESPLRLGIKITQ from the coding sequence ATGTCGGACTCGCCAACCCCGTACGAAATTCAAGGCTGGGACACCGGAGACGAACATCTTGATATAAGCATTCACGTCAACGGTTTCCGTTTCACAATCACCGTGTCTCCCGATTACTTCAAGGACTCGCCTCGTGCGATCGGCCACTTCCGCGAAATATTCGACAAAATTGaggccggcaacgacgactCTCCGGACGTCTGGGACTATGCCAAACAAGTTGCCGACATTTTTTTGCCGGAGTTCGAAGTTCTGGCACCACCTAGACTACAGAGTGGCAAATTGACGCTCGCTGACCTATCCATTCGCGGCTCTTTCGAATGTCAATACCGAGTCATTAAAGAAGAGCCCATGTCAGTCGCAGTCACAGAACGGGTATGGGACGATACATTACTCCCCGCAGAATGGGACATGCGCTCTATCCAATCTGCGTTCCCAGTGGTTGATCCAGTAGAGGTGGAGATACCATATAGCGACGATGACTCCATTTACGATATCATCCCTCGACAAGTGTTCATCAGAGGTTGGACCCTCTTTTACAAGCCATGCTGGTCGCCTTACGATGCCATTGACGAAGTCGAAAAGTACTCCCGCATCTACAACTCAGGCTTGTCTACAGAGCAACTGAGCACGGCCCGACTCTTCGGTGTGGTTGCAGGCCGGGGAGGTCAGGCCAAAGGATTGCTCTACGAATGGATAGAGACGAAAGGTGCCGGAACTCTCGCATCGACTATCAGCGCCGACACTCCGCTGGCATTGAGGAAGAAATGGGTTTCACAGATCAGCAACGCCGTGGCACGATTGCATCGCCTGGGTGTCGTTTGGGGCGACGTGAAGCCGGACAACGTTCTCATCGACATTCATAATAATGCGATTGTCATTGACTTAGAGGGTGGTACGACCCGGGGGTGGGTCGAACGCGACGTTGGTGACTCCATAGAGGGCGATCTTCAGGGCATTGAAAAGCTCGTTGATTTTATTCTCAACGACGAAAGTCCGCTACGCCTTGGCATCAAAATCACACAGTGA
- a CDS encoding uncharacterized protein (COG:S~EggNog:ENOG503NXB7~TransMembrane:8 (i265-284o290-312i324-344o356-374i395-415o463-484i516-534o546-565i)): MEFPPNGIPSDFTSSFINSPPLEYHDEEADGRSNASTSEAPVTPLPVYTSIHRVRRLVLASIDDPYTLEHFREPSLNALIVRPLVDRLYDPQDTTVVYCLLVNRVHFLREQSQLVYQSVNGARATLCELVATRVLRRFHEDHPGQAGLLLLARILVQGHDPFQGAPAHIEREGRQLHWPVQDRGGHEHELTALELAIVSESKTFVASSACQRVVDAVHSGQIVYTPLSFVDMLPDHYKHRPIALYDPHGARLLNHHRLIVPRIRAIVEMVEFLVLLALYVLTMVNRRLDYNVWELLFCAYTAGWALHEFAAIIEHGWEVHAQSLWAFLDTTFVVVYAAYLLVRVYDIAVGQLHDGFGLHILCIAAPILLTRIAFTLLPHNIVFISLHAMMKDFTLVTFLAIWCFLGFLLALQWLITSDQSLDVGDGGAPSWSTVSKWLLWIWFGLDGTGIEESTRFHVVFGPMLIIAFAFLGNTLFLTIMVALLTNTFSRIIADEAAEIRFRRTVLTFEGVKSDAIFAYPPPFNIIALAILLPVKWVVSARRFHTINVALIRLFNAPILLLISLFERRSLWARPKRPSRSWRFTGFSPHGDIQAVFETPLPEEVSDFIDMIDPMSEVPVLEDDVMSRLSGDVPRSRLRRSRMSRRRRRSGDDSRSPFRAQLQL, encoded by the exons ATGGAGTTTCCCCCAAACGGAATCCCCAGCGATTTTACCAGCAGCTTCATCAACTCGCCACCCCTCGAATATCACGAtgaggaggccgacgggCGCTCCAACGCGTCCACCAGCGAAGCTCCCGTGACGCCGTTGCCGGTATATACCAGCATCCATCG GGTCCGGCGTTTAGTTCTCGCCAGCATCG ACGATCCGTACACGCTGGAGCACTTTCGGGAGCCCAGCCTCAATGCGCTCATCGTTCGTCCACTCGTCGATCGCCTTTACGATCCCCAAGATACCACTGTCG TCTACTGTCTCCTCGTGAACCGCGTTCACTTCCTGCGCGAGCAGTCGCAGCTCGTCTACCAGTCCGTCAACGGCGCTCGCGCGACTTTATGCGAGCTTGTGGCCACGCGCGTCCTCCGCCGCTTCCACGAAGACCACCCCGGCCAGGCGGGCTTGCTGCTCCTCGCACGCATTCTGGTCCAGGGCCATGACCCTTTTCAGGGCGCCCCCGCGCACAtcgagcgcgagggccgccagcTGCACTGGCCGGTACAAGACCGTGGCGGACACGAGCACGAGCTGACGGCCCTGGAACTCGCCATCGTGTCGGAGAGCAAGACCTTtgtcgcgtcgtcggcctgccagcgcgtcgtcgacgccgtgcacAGCGGGCAGATCGTCTACACGCCGCTCAGCTTCGTCGACATGCTGCCAGACCACTACAAGCACCGTCCCATCGCCCTCTACGACCCGCACGGAGCGCGGCTGCTGAACCACCACCGGCTCATCGTGCCGCGCATCAGGGCGATTGTCGAGATGGTCGAGTtcttggtgctgctggcgctgtaCGTCCTGACCATGGTGAATCGTAGACTCGACTACAACGTCTGGGAGCTGCTGTTTTGCGCCTACACTGCTGGCTGGGCTCTGCATGAGTttgccgccatcatcgagcATGGATGGGAGGTCCACGCCCAGAGCCTGTGGGCATTTCTCGACACGACCTTTGTCGTCGTGTACGCGGCGTACTTGCTCGTGCGCGTGTACGACATTGCCGTCGGGCAGCTGCACGATGGCTTTGGGCTGCATATCCTCTGCATCGCAGCGCCCATCCTGCTGACGCGCATCGCATTTACCCTCCTTCCCCACAACATCGTCTTCATATCGTTGCATGCCATGATGAAGGACTTCACCCTAGTTACCTTCCTCGCAATATGGTGTTTTCTCGGCTTCCTGCTTGCGCTGCAGTGGCTCATCACGTCTGACCAGAGCCTTGACgtcggggacggcggcgcaccgaGCTGGTCGACCGTGTCGAAATGGCTCCTTTGGATCTGgtttggcctcgacggcacgGGCATTGAAGAGTCGACTCGCTTCCATGTCGTCTTCGGGCCGATGCTCATCATTGCCTTTGCCTTCTTGGGCAATACGCTATTCCTCACCATCATGGTCGCGCTGCTCACCAACACCTTCTCGCGCATCATtgcggacgaggccgccgagattCGTTTCCGACGCACGGTTCTCACCTTTGAAGGCGTCAAGAGCGATGCCATATTTGCTTACCCCCCGCCATTCAACATTATCGCGCTGGCgatcctcctccccgtcaAGTGGGTGGTATCTGCCCGACGCTTCCACACCATCAACGTCGCGCTCATTCGCCTCTTCAATGCCCcgatcctcctcctcatcagcCTCTTCGAGCGGCGCAGTCTCTGGGCCCGCCCGAAGCGCCCGAGCAGAAGCTGGCGCTTCACCGGCTTCTCACCGCATGGGGATATACAGGCGGTCTTCGAAACCCCGCTCCCAGAGGAAGTGTCAGACTTCATTGACATGATAGACCCGATGAGCGAGGTTCCGGTCTTGGAGGATGATGTGATGTCGAGGTTGTCGGGCGACGTTCCCCGCTCGAGACTACGGAGGTCACGCATGTCTAGACGCAGACGGCGATCTGGTGATGACAGCAGATCGCCATTCCGAGCGCAGCTGCAACTGTAA
- a CDS encoding uncharacterized protein (COG:Q~EggNog:ENOG503P8FI), producing MTAIMPRTALFVIDIQKELADDPQTEIPHAARIRDAGDRILDAARNLASSVPQGKQPALIVFVQHEERPEQGTLANGSEPWKLVFNPREGAKDEILVAKITRDTFESNPHLAEKLKEQGIDGIVAFGIQSECCVQETCKGALAAGFGVTILRGAHSTYDTKGKSAVDIERSVEEMLQTRGAKVVPWEDAVARWQGAGVVF from the exons ATGACTGCAATCATGCCTCGCACCGCCCTCTTCGTCATCGACATACAAAAGGAGCTCGCCGATGACCCGCAGACAGAAATCCCACACGCCGCGCGCAttcgcgacgccggcgacaggatcctcgacgcggcgcggaATCTTGCCTCGTCGGTTCCCCAGGGCAAGCAGCCGGCGTTGATTGTTTTTGTGCAGCATGAAGAGCGCCCCGAGCAGGGCACACTGGCCAACGGCAGCGAGCCGTGGAAGCTCGTCTTCAACCCCCGCGAAGGCGCCAAAGACGAGATTCTAGTGGCTAAGATAACCC GGGACACATTTGAGTCCAACCCGCATCTGgcggagaagctcaaggaaCAGGGGATCGACGGTATTGTTGCATTTGGCATCCAGAGCGAGTGCTGCGTACAGGAGACATGCAAAGGCGCCCTGGCGGCCGGATTTGGAGTGACGATTCTCCGGGGGGCGCATTCGACATACGACACCAAGGGGAAGTCGGCGGTGGACATTGAGAGGAGCGTCGAGGAGATGCTGCAGACCCGCGGTGCCAAGGTTGTGCCTTGGGAGGACGCCGTGGCACGTTGGCAGGGCGCCGGTGTAGTGTTCTAG
- a CDS encoding uncharacterized protein (EggNog:ENOG503PC02~COG:I), with product MTDVNRVVVPATYTNPPDSHVRITNHPETADGVTPILVAVLNRPDKLNAITDGMIQDLVALFRSVDVDDRVKAVVLTGTGKAFSAGIDLTMDTSQMKDRESVGEMRDPGGTLALAMFNCSKPIIVAYNGLAVGIGLTSTLAATIRIAPRTAEFGFPFSRIGLTMESASSFFLPRMVGYSNATYLLATGKRYPADSPALNGVFAELLPEPKDVFPRALELAEDLITNVSLMAIFLNRQLIWRNPGSAERAHLVDSPLLYDMFGGNDHLAFKKAFFKKRKPEFKDSIVANAPRTYPWWDELSVQTRAKADSRGSSKL from the exons ATGACAGATGTCAATCGTGTCGTCGTGCCCGCGACTTACACCAACCCACCCGACAGCCATGTGCGCATCACCAACCATCCAGAGACAGCTGACGGCGTCACCCCCATCCTCGTGGCGGTCCTGAACCGGCCCGACAAGCTCAACGCCATCACGGATGGAATGATTCAAGACCTCGTCGCCTTGTTCCGCTCCGTagacgtcgacgaccgcgtcaaggccgtcgtgCTCACCGGCACAGGCAAGGCCTTcagcgccggcatcgacctcaCCATGGACACGAGCCAAATGAAGGACCGCGAGTCGGTGGGCGAGATGCGCGACCCGGGAGGTACCTTGGCGCTCGCCATGTTCAACTGCAGCAAGCCCATCATCGTAGCCTACAACGGGCTCGCGGTAGGCATAGGCCTGACATCCACCCTTGCAGCAACGATTCG CATCGCACCTCGGACTGCGGAATTTGGATTTCCGTTTTCGCGAATAGGCCTCACCATGGAGTCGGCAagctccttcttcctcccccgCATGGTCGGGTACAGCAACGCGACGTATCTCCTGGCGACAGGCAAGAGATATCCCGCCGACTCGCCCGCATTGAACGGCGTCTTTGCAGAGCTTTTGCCCGAGCCGAAGGATGTCTTCCCCCGAGCCCTTGAGCTGGCTGAGGATCTCATCACCAACGTGAGCCTCATGGCCATCTTTCTGAATCGACAGCTCATTTGGAGGAATCCCGGGTCGGCGGAACGCGCCCACCTAGTCGATAGTCCTCTTTTGTATGACATGTTTGGTGGAAA CGATCATCTCGCGTTCAAGAAGGCTTTTTTCAAAAAGCGCAAGCCCGAGTTCAAAGACAGCATCGTGGCGAATGCGCCTCGGACATATCCTTGGTGGGACGAATTGTCCGTGCAGACCCGGGCCAAGGCAGACAGCCGGGGCTCCAGCAAGCTGTGA
- a CDS encoding uncharacterized protein (EggNog:ENOG503P7MM) encodes MALEEDNVQYICVDKPRCGLCQFRFEDNELVVAVYDDNRMSGAFGFRRTDTRQDESVNIALHMCCQSRCYRSKRRVPCLHRECYSFQMIPISSNYLAATNYDFNPSIQLELQRQRRIEWAVAKRLKGTFLAQMPQELCRIVARYIIRELAAVALQERAKDTQPSVSTINLTRDVYATYTDIEGITYIQSLRNSPQDDCSSRRIYDAQQARVPQTIHVEYDHLGIRGIYFDAHNSEPRSFSARCGVWWTETARESGLSRITTKSDGVKLRRLVDATDSVTVPFPRVLGQGWPAPRLVCQLLDLDTCDTAKNSPTSLRMSSFEFNTPETSGYCVAIFGFNISKIYAHQWNTNASFYSDLVSDSSSTLWMYMPVDEEEHLTHIWAVRHSESGLVGLIFHTNQDRKALFGCYMVHPKFQLQFHLIYSTTRRPSRVYFNEWDPFEDEKRLKYIGIESDATGTNKAIKQRLETSTSMCPLPLTSTPPPYTQYNEPWYYTYCMLENVVEIACCVDRTISHRPIIGMLMYYGDGHRACIGQYRLDWVVDRFSVDPAMLLRIGLAKTRRNLPYVVRICLRKPAATVSGPISWMDVPWQGKLEWWFSQRQCRLYHCD; translated from the exons ATGGCCCTTGAAGAAGACAATGTACAATATATCTGTGTCGATAAACCTCGATGCGGATTGTGTCAATTCCGATTTGAAGACAACGAGTTGGTGGTAGCAG TCTACGACGATAATCGTATGTCCGGTGCGTTTGGCTTCCGACGAACTGATACGCGCCAGGATGAGTCGGTCAACATTGCATTGCACATGTGTTGCCAGAGTCGCTGCTACAGGAGCAAACGCCGCGTACCCTGCCTTCACAGAGAATGTTATTCCTTTCAAATGATTCCGATATCATCGAATTACCTCGCGGCCACCAACTATGACTTCAATCCATCTATTCAACTCGAATTGCAAAGACAAAGGCGCATCGAATGGGCAGTGGCGAAGAGGCTCAAGGGTACGTTCTTAGCTCAAATGCCGCAGGAGCTTTGCCGCATTGTTGCTAGGTATATCATTCGTGAactggccgccgtcgctctccAAGAACGTGCAAAGGATACACAGCCATCTGTCTCCACAATAAACCTGACGCGGGACGTCTACGCTACATATACCGACATCGAGGGCATTACGTATATCCAGTCGCTACGCAACTCACCACAAGACGATTGTAGTAGCCGGCGTATATACGATGCCCAGCAAGCACGCGTACCTCAGACCATTCATGTCGAATATGACCATCTGGGCATTAGAGGAATCTACTTTGACGCACACAACAGTGAGCCACGATCTTTCAGCGCCCGCTGCGGTGTATGGtggacggagacggcgcgaGAGAGCGGCCTTTCGCGGATCACGACGAAGTCTGAC GGTGTGAAACTCAGACGGCTGGTGGACGCGACAGATTCTGTGACTGTGCCCTTCCCCCGAGTACTTGGACAAGGTTGGCCTGCGCCCCGACTAGTGTGCCAGTTACTTGATCTGGACACTTGCGACACCGCCAAAAACTCACCGACAAGCCTGCGGATGAGCTCTTTTGAGTTCAACACACCAGAGACGAGCGGGTATTGCGTCGCAATCTTTGGATTCAACATATCAAAAATTTATGCGCATCAATGGAATACCAACGCATCCTTCTACAGCGACTTGGTCAGCGATTCGAGCTCCACGTTGTGGATGTACATGCCTGTCGACGAAGAGGAACATTTGACACACATTTGGGCCGTCAGACATTCCGAATCCGGTCTCGTGGGGCTAATA TTTCACACAAACCAGGACAGAAAAGCACTGTTCGGGTGTTATATGGTTCACCCTAAGTTCCAACTCCAGTTCCATCTCATCTACTCCACAACAAGACGTCCTTCCCGGGTGTACTTCAATGAGTGGGACCCATTTGAAGACGAAAAGCGTCTCAAATACATCGGGATCGAGAGCGACGCCACGGGAACAAACAAGGCTATCAAACAACGCTTGGAAACATCTACAAGCATGTGCCCTCTGCCCCTTACATCCACACCGCCACCTTACACGCAGTACAACGAGCCGTGGTACTACACTTACTGCATGTTGGAAAATGTTGTGGAAATTGCATGCTGCGTCGATAGGACCATTTCACACAGACCTATCATTGGCATGCTGATGTACTACGGCGATGGCCATCGTGCCTGCATAGGGCAATATCGGCTGGACTGGGTTGTCGACAGGTTTTCTGTTGATCCTGCGATGTTGCTGCGTATTGGCTTGGCGAAGACCCGGAGAAATCTTCCCTATGTCGTGAGAATTTGCTTGAGGAAACCGGCCGCTACGGTATCCGGCCCTATCTCCTGGATGGACGTTCCTTGGCAGGGCAAGCTTGAGTGGTGGTTTTCACAACGTCAGTGTCGGCTATACCATTGTGACTGA
- a CDS encoding uncharacterized protein (TransMembrane:1 (o34-56i)~EggNog:ENOG50KOG4628~COG:O): MAETPAPHAPASGDSAGRPDSAPAPPSANHNNNVATIAAAVCVTLTLLIVVGLYVLRKRVFRLLEAQRGGGSSPRKGSQARLSLEDLETMPVMRYKVPPQQADVEAGTLGDDESGPCSICTESFLVGARLRKLPCGHRFHTDCVDPWLLDRSATCPIWYG; this comes from the coding sequence ATGGCCGAGACGCCGGCCCCACATGCGCCGGCCTCTGGCGACAGCGCCGGGCGGCCCGACTCGGCGCCtgcaccgccgtcggccaaTCACAACAACAACGTGGCTACCATTGCGGCGGCAGTATGCGTGACGCTGAcgctcctcatcgtcgtcgggctgtACGTGTTGCGGAAGCGCGTCTTCCGGCTGTTGGAGGCCCAGAGAGGAGGCGGCTCCTCGCCACGCAAGGGCAGTCAGGCCCGGCTGTCGCTGGAGGACCTCGAGACGATGCCCGTGATGCGATACAAGGTGCCTCCACAGCAAGCCGATGTCGAGGCCGGAACgcttggcgatgacgagtCAGGCCCCTGCTCCATTTGCACCGAAAGCTTCTTGgtcggcgcccgcctgcggAAGCTGCCGTGTGGCCACCGATTTCACACCGATTGCGTCGATCCATGGTTACTCGACCGCTCTGCTACATGCCCCATATGGTACGGATGA
- a CDS encoding uncharacterized protein (EggNog:ENOG503P0C5~TransMembrane:11 (o116-142i202-220o226-248i260-279o299-320i381-399o419-437i444-462o474-499i511-534o546-564i)~COG:P), with the protein MSLVTNEDQQPEGNRSDVHRRHSTSATKHEAGPDPDGEFESKNSPAATLPNRADCATDRSDEINLFTPISTSAVDTLWLPDLPACPDETTQRIRRGLAAEKHMTFLNSCRRYPKAIGWSLLLFLTVVLEAYGKVIITGLLAFPTFKRRYGRRTPSLDKSPDEDFYEISSEWQIALQNAAVSCEIIGLLAHGYITYAIGYRKVLIATLTWLCVAVFAAFFAQNIALLVASQALCGLSWGVIQTLAATYAAEVVPSGLRGHILSNVNMCWVVGQLIGTGVLRGLVDDTSEWSYRIPFALQWAFAVPLLIGVFFAPDSPWWLVRHERKEDARHSLQRLSNHENPAINDTLAVMEHTNAIEKKLNYGGATYADCFRGANRRRTEISCVVWICQAISGSIWAGYAPYFFEQAGFNPSNSFNLSTGMYGLAVVGGMIAWGLLLKLGRRTLYLSGLSSAVVLLVIGGTISAAGSGDPSTSWALGVVIILATFTYDLTLGPVCYILVAEVPSTRLRVKTVALARVAYNLVMIVNHVLVLKMLDPTGWNLEGRSCFVYAGAALVCLVWCYFRLPETKGLSYLELDILFEKRAPTVKFGQLRDRLANSAYFSMSDSERLRNTWHGWLAYS; encoded by the exons ATGTCCTTGGTAACAAACGAAGACCAACAGCCCGAGGGCAACCGAAGCGATGTCCACCGGCGGCATAGTACTTCGGCCACCAAACATGAGGCAGGACCAGACCCTGATGGCGAATTCGAGTCGAAGAACTCCCCGGCTGCGACTTTACCGAACCGAGCAGACTGCGCCACGGATCGATCAGACGAGATCAACTTGTTCACGCCCATATCCACTTCGGCTGTCGACACGCTGTGGCTTCCTGATCTGCCAGCATGTCCCGACGAAACGACACAACGCATCAGGCGTGGCCTAGCGGCTGAGAAGCACATGACGTTTCTCAACTCTTGTAGGCGGTACCCAAAAGCGATTGGATGGTCGCTCTTGCTCTTCCTCACTGTGGTCCTGGAAGCCTACGGCAAAgtcatcatcaccggccTCCTCGCATTTCCGACTTTCAAGCGCAGATACGGACGTCGGACGCCCTCCCTGGACAAATCTCCGGATGAGGACTTCTACGAGATCTCATCTGAATGGCAGATCGCGTTGCAAAATGCGGCTGTATCTTGTGAGATCATAGGCTTGCTCGCTCACGGCTACATCACATATGCAATCGGATATCGAAAGGTGCTTATTGCCACCCTAACCTGGCTCTGTGTAGCGGTGTTTGCTGCGTTCTTCGCACAAAACATTGCTCTTCTAGTGGCGTCACAGGCATTGTGTG GACTCAGTTGGGGCGTCATCCAAACGCTGGCCGCTACCTACGCCGCCGAAGTTGTGCCATCTGGGCTACGTGGACATATCCTGAGCAATGTCAACATGTGTTGGGTTGTTGGCCAGCTCATCGGAACGGGCGTACTCCGCGGTCTCGTGGACGATACCTCGGAGTGGTCCTACCGAATCCCCTTTGCTTTGCAATGGGCATTCGCCGTTCCGCTTCTAATTGGCGTCTTCTTCGCGCCTGACAGTCCTT GGTGGCTTGTTCGTCACGAGAGGAAGGAAGACGCCCGCCACTCTCTTCAGCGGCTTTCCAATCACGAGAATCCCGCCATCAACGATACTCTCGCAGTGATGGAGCACACAAACGCCATTGAGAAGAAACTGAACTATGGCGGCGCGACCTACGCCGATTGTTTCCGCGGGGCAAACCGACGCCGGACGGAAATCTCATGCGTCGTGTGGATTTGCCAGGCCATCTCTGGCTCAATCTGGGCTGGCTATGCGCCGTACTTCTTTGAGCAGGCGGGTTTCAACCCATCCAACTCGTTCAACCTGTCAACAGGCATGTACGGCTTGGCAGTTGTCGGGGGCATGATTGCTTGGGGCCTGCTGCTCAAGCTTGGCCGCCGAACGCTCTACCTGTCCGGACTGTCGTCAGCAGTCGTTCTTCTCGTCATTGGTGGCACCATCTCGGCAGCCGGAAGCGGCGACCCGTCTACCTCGTGGGCCCtgggcgtcgtcatcatcctggCGACATTTACCTACGACTTGACGCTCGGTCCCGTCTGCTACATCCTGGTGGCAGAGGTCCCCTCGACACGCCTGCGGGTCAAGACGGTCGCGCTGGCCAGAGTCGCATACAATCTCGTCATGATTGTGaaccacgtcctcgtcctcaagATGCTGGATCCGACGGGGTGGAACCTCGAGGGCAGGTCTTGTTTCGTGTACGCGGGAGCGGCACTCGTTTGTCTAGTGTGGTGCTACTTCCGACTGCCGGAGACCAAGGGCCTTTCGTATCTAGAGCTGGATATCCTTTTCGAAAAGAGGGCTCCGACGGTGAAGTTCGGGCAGCTGCGGGACAGACTTGCCAATTCGGCCTATTTTTCCATGTCTGATTCGGAGCGGCTTAGGAATACGTGGCATGGCTGGTTGGCATATTCATAA
- a CDS encoding uncharacterized protein (COG:S~SECRETED:SignalP(1-16~SECRETED:cutsite=LTA-KN~SECRETED:prob=0.2388)~EggNog:ENOG503P7QR) has product MYAQAIYLATLAGLTAKNRVTINGFFVGKDSAQSGAAINFVNFNLTGHDGSVVECTTQSLNLPFPKEIDCKDSKHRFSLQASEDGTDFSLKIYRELNLPTNITYWGEGNVPTTCQAAKAGSTEHVCTQKAPVDIVVWNKKTPPAPVDANWGPAVGVPRR; this is encoded by the exons ATGTATGCCCAAGCCATCTACCTCGCCACCCTGGCTGGTCTCACCGCCAAGAACCGTGTAACCATCAACGGCTTCTTCGTGGGCAAGGACAGCGCTCAATCGGGCGCCGCGATCAACTTTGTCAACTTCAACCTCACTGGCCACGATGGCAGCGTCGTTGAGTGCACCACCCAGAGCCTCAACCTCCCGTTCCCCAAGGAGATCGACTGCAAGGACTCCAAGCACCGCTTCAGCCTGCAGGCCAGCGAGGATGGTACCGACTTCAGCTTGAAGATTTACCGTGAACTGAACCTGCC TACCAATATCACATACTGGGGCGAGGGCAACGTGCCTACGACTTGCCAGGCCGCAAAGGCCGGCTCCACGGAGCATGTCTGCACCCAGAAAGCGCCTGTGGATATTGTCGTCTGGAATAAGAAGACTCCGCCTGCCCCCGTTGATGCTAACTGGGGCCCGGCTGTAGGCGTTCCTAGGCGTTGA